The stretch of DNA ATCAAATGCAACAGTAAGATACTCCGGCTTCTCTTCCTCCATGATCCTGAACATAATATTCAGAAATCCATATACTGCTCCTGTATGACGTCCTTCTGCATTGGTAAGATCCGGCAGACCATAAAACGCACGGTTCAGGATGCTGTGACCATCGATCAGTAATATTTTTTCACTCAAAATCAAATTCCCTCCTTCAGTTCCAGGATCACAAAAACAAGAAAGACCACCAGTGCTGCGATCAGAACACAGACTGCCACTGCAGCGATCGCTCTGTGAAATTTCTTTTTTCGGATATACCTTTTGGATTTTCGGATATCCTCTTCCAGAAGCTCCTTAAAATCCAGAACAGAATCTTCCCGTTTCTCATCCAGCTGCTGCATGGCCTTATGTACAATGAAATATGTGGCAAGCTCATCGTAGCAGGAGGAACACTTCTCAATATGCTCCAGAAAATCCTCCAGATCATTCAACGGCAACGTATGATCGATATATCTATTAACCATTCCCTCTGCAATACGACAATTCATATTTTCCCTCTCTTTCAAAGCAGCAGATTCTCTCTTACCCAAAAGCTTCTTCTGAAATTCAGCCCGACAATTTGCCCGGGCCGGAGAAACACTTCCCAGAATGTTACCATTATAGCGAATTAAACGTTGAATGACAAGGGCGGTTTCCTGTGGTATACTTGAGATGTCACGGTCAGGAAACAGGAAAATTGACCAAATATGAAAATCCAGGCAAGGAGGATCACCATTATGAAATCTATAGCAATCGTTACAGACAGTAACTGCGGCATGTCTCCCGCTCAGGCAAAAGACCTTGGCATCTACATGCTTCCAATGCCGTTTTTTATAGATGATAAGGAATATCTGGAAGACATTGACATGAACCAATCAGAATTCTTTCAGCATCTTGAACAAAATCCAGGCTGCAGAGTTTCCACATCCCAGCCCACACCGGAATCCGTCACTACCCTCTGGGACAAGCTGCTCAAAGACTACGACGAGATCGTACATATCCCCATGTCCAGCGGTCTCTCCAGCTCCATGCAGACTGCCCGTATGCTTGCAGAAGACTATGATGGCCGTGTACGTGTCGTAAATAACCAGAGGATCTCCGGAACCTTACGTTACTCTGCCATCGAGGCTGTCCAGCAGGCTAAAAACGGTCTCTCTGCCGATGAGATCGGAACCTGGCTGGAAGAAACCCGCTTCGACTCCAGCATCTATATCACTGTAGCTACTCTGAAGTACCTGAAACAGGGCGGCCGCATCACTCCTGCTGCAGCAGCCATCGGAACCATGCTCCGTCTGAAGCCGGTTCTGCAGATTCAGGGCGAAAAGCTGGACGCCTTCTCCAAGGCCCGCACCATGACTCAGGCAAAAAACACTATGACTAAAGCCATCAAAGATGACATTGCAGACCGCTTCGGAGAAAAGATCAACCTGGATGTCATCCACTCCCACAACCTGGAAGCGGCCGAAGAATTCCGAAAAGAAGTCCTCACCACCTTCCCAAACATCGGTGAAGTCAACATCTTCCCTCTCTCCCTGAGCGTTTCCTGCCACATCGGCCCCGGAAGCCTTGCTCTCACCTGCTCCAAGGTACACCCGGAAATCTGGTAAATAATCTAAACAATTTATATTTTTACAACAAAAGCGGAGTCTCTCGGACCCCGCTTTTTTCTTGCTATCCTGATTAATTTTCCTGTGTATCCTCAATCTCCACCGGTGCTTCATTCAGGATCTTCATAAACTCCTCACCGGTAATCGTCTCATGCTCATACAGATACTTGGCAATCTCATGAAGCTTTCCGATATTATCCGTCAGGATCTTCGTAGCCTTTTCATGCTCCCGTCTTACAAGCTCCACAACCTTCTTATCCAGAAGCGTCTGCGTCTCAAAGGAACAGGTGAGACTTGCGTCTCCGCCAAGATACTGATTGCTCACATTTTCCATGGCAACCATGTCAAAATCATCACTCATACCATACCTGCTGATCATCGCTCTGGCAATCTTGGTCGCCTGCTCAATATCATTGGAGGCACCGGTAGTAATAGAATGGAAGATCAGCTCTTCCGCTGCACGGCCGCCTGTAAATGTAGCGATCTTATTCTCCAGTTCTTCCTTACTCATCAGGAAATGTTCCTGTTCATCCACCTGCATGGTATATCCCAGTGCACCGGAGGTACGTGGAATGATCGTGATCTTATGGACCGGTGCAGAATCTGTCTGCTTGGCAGCAACCAGTGCATGACCAACCTCATGATAAGAAACGATCAGTTTTTCCTTATTGGAAAGTACACGATTCTTTTTCTGATATCCGGCAATAACAACTTCGATACTTTCTTCAAAATCCGCCTGTGTGGCAAATTTCCGTCCGTCGCGGACTGCACGGAGAGCTGCCTCGTTGACAATATTGGCAAGCTCCGCACCGGAGGCCCCGACGGCCGCCTTGGCAATTTCATCAAACCGGACTGTGTCCGCAATTTTGATCTTCTTGGCATGGACCTTCAGGATTTCCTCACGCCCCTGAAGATCCGGAAGCTCAACCGGGATCCTTCTGTCAAAACGTCCAGGACGAAGAAGTGCAGGGTCAAGGGAATCCGGTCGGTTGGTAGCTGCCAAGATCACAACACCCTTGGAACCGTCAAAACCGTCCATCTCTGTCAGAAGCTGGTTCAGTGTCTGTTCACGCTCATCGTTTCCGCCGCCCATTCCGGAGCCGTCACGTTTCTTGCCGATGGTATCGATCTCATCAATAAATACGATACATGGTGCTTTCTCATTGGCCTGTTTAAAAAGATCACGTACCTTGGCAGCACCCATACCAACAAACATCTCCACAAATTCCGAACCGGAAATTGAGAAAAACGGAACCTCCGCCTCACCGGCAACTGCCTTGGCAAGAAGGGTTTTACCGGTTCCTGGAGGGCCTACAAGAAGGGCACCCTTCGGCATGGAAGCACCGATCTCTCTGTATTTCTCCGGATTATGAAGGAAATCTACAATTTCCGTCAAAAGCTCCTTGGCTTCATCCTCACCGGCAACATCTGAAAATTTGATTCCCGTAGAGGATTTCACATAAACCTTGGCATTGCTTTTGCCAAAGGACATCATTCCTCCCGGTCCTCCGCTGCCCATGGAGCTCATCATCTTCTTGCTGAGCCAGCGTCCCAGAAGAACAAAGATCGCGATCGGAAGTACATATCCCAGGATCAGAGACAAAAGCAATGACTGCCTCTGGGGTGCAGTTCCCTCTATACTTACTCCTGCATCGTAAAGATGTGATACAAGATCCTGATCATCTACAGATACCGTCTTGCAATAGACATCATTTCCATCCACTTTCATAGTATAATAAATGTAATCGGAATTAAGGGTTGCCTCATATACTTTTCCTCTGTCTACGGCTTTCAGAAAGGTGGTGTAATCGGTTTCTTTTACACTTCTCTCAGAAAGAGCAGGAAGAGCAAAAACATTCAGCAGAACAATAATGACGACCGCAATGATATAATATACATACAGCGGCCGCTTCTCTGGTTTTTTGGAATTCAGATTCATGCAGTCTCCTCCGTTATCTTATAGTATATCGCTATATCCACAGTGCTATATCAGGTGGTACAGCCTTGTAGTACACTGTACCACTTTTTTCAGTCAATTTCAAGGATGCCTCATCCGATTTCATAAACATTTTAGAATTAAAAATATTTCCAAATAATACCTTTATTCTGAAAAAATCCTTGCAAGCCACCTGATACTGTGCTATTATAATAAATGGTTATGCCGCTGTGGCGGAATTGGCAGACGCACTTGACTCAAAATCAAGCGGAGCAATCCGTGCCGGTTCGAGTCCGGCCAGCGGCATTCGCATAAAAGACCTGACGGAGAAATCTGTCAGGTCTTTATTATATAATACAAAAAAATCACGAAAGGAATAAAAAAATGGAAAAAGACAAAAGCTTTTTAGGAACCGAGCCTGTCGGAAAGCTGCTTCTGCGGCTTGCACTTCCTACAGTTGCCGCACAGCTCATCAATATGCTCTACAATATCGTCGACCGTATCTATATTGGTCATATTCCCGGAGAGGGTGCTCTTGCCCTTACCGGTGTAGGTGTCTGTATGCCGCTTATCATGGTCGTATCCGCCTTTGCTGCTCTTGTCGGAAACGGAGGCGCTCCCAGAGCCAGCATCTTTATGGGTAAAAATGACACGTCAAAAGCCGAACAGACTCTCGGAAACTGCTTCACCATGCAGATCATCATCTCCCTGATCCTGACTGTTATCCTGTTTCTCGGAAACCGCATCCTTCTCCTTGCATTCGGCGCCAGTGCAAACACCATCGACTATGCGGTGGGTTACATGAATATCTATGCAGTAGGAACTATTTTTGTACAGCTGACTCTTGGCATGAATAATTTCATCACAGCCCAGGGATTCGCAAAAACCGGAATGCTCTCTGTACTGATCGGTGCGATCTCCAACATTATTCTGGATCCGGTTTTTATTTTCGGATTCCACATGGGTGTCCGGGGCGCTGCTCTGGCAACGGTGATCTCCCAGGCATTTTCCTGCATCTGGGTCCTCTCATTCCTCTTTGGAAAAAAGACCTTCCTGAAGCTTCGGAAAAGCACCATGAAACTGAAAGCCGATATCATTCTGCCCTGTATGGCTCTTGGCTCTTCTCTCTTTGTCATGCAGCTCAGTGAAAGCGTTATCTCTGTCTGCTACAACTCCTCCCTCTTAAAATACGGCGGGGATGTTGCCGTAGGAGCCATGACCATCCTTACCAGCGTCATGCAGTTTGCCATGCTTCCTCTTCAGGGACTTGGTCAGGGTGCACAGCCTATCATCAGCTACAACTATGGTGCACGTAACGAAAAACGTGTACGTTCTACATTTAAGCTTCTTGTAAAAACAAGTGTTTCTTATTCCGTAATCCTGTGGCTGATCATTATGATCTTCCCGCAGCTCTTTGCCGGAATGTTTACTTCGGACAGTACATTACTTGTTTTCACAAAGACAGCTCTCCGGATCTATATGGCAGTTGTGTTTATCTTTGGTATCCAGATTGCCTGCCAGATGACCTTTATCTCCCTTGGCAGAGCCAAAGATTCCATCATCGTGGCTATTGTTCGAAAATTTGTTCTGGTCATCCCGCTGATCTATATTCTGCCCCATATTTTCCGTTCTGACCGGACAAATGCAGTTTATATGGCCGAGCCGGTTGCGGATATCCTGGCTGTTACATTTACCGCCATCCTGTTTTTCTTTGAGTTTAGAAAAGCCCTGGCAGAAATCTCCGGCAGCCGGAATCAGTAACCCTGCATTTGCCCCCCTTCCGCCCTGCTCGTGGTCTTATACCTCTTATCAGACGCTTAAACATGAAACAGCCTTCCAGCATCATTACTAGGATGCATAGAAGGCTGTTTTTATATATTTCTGCTATTTTATTTCAATTCGTCTTCATCCTGAAGAAGTTTCTCAAAAACAGGGAAGCAGTCAAATGTTGCAAAATAATCTCTCGGTGTCTCGGCACGACGGATCATCTCAAAGCTGCCGTCCTCATGAAGAAGGATCTCTGCAGATTTCAGTTTACCATTGTAGTTGTAGCCCATTGCAAAACCATGAGCACCTGTATCATGGATCACAAGAAGATCTCCCTTATCGATTTTCGGAAGCATACGGTCAATGGCAAATTTATCATTATTCTCACAGAGGGAACCTGTCACATCATATTTATGATCGCACGGCTCGTTCTCCTTACCCATAACCGTAATGTGATGATAAGCACCATACATAGCCGGACGCATCAGATTTACTGCGCAGGCATCTACGCCGATATATTCTTTATGTGTATGTTTCTCATGGATCGCTTTTGTGACAAGGCAGCCATACGGTCCCATCATGAAACGGCCAAGCTCTGTATAGATCGCAACATCACCCATTCCTTCCGGAACAAGGACTTCTTCATAAACCTTTCGGACACCCTCACCGATCACACGGATATCGTTTGGCTCCTGATCCGGTTTATAAGGAATTCCGATACCACCGGAAAGGTTGATGAATTTAATGTGTGCACCTGTCTCTTTCTGAAGCTTCACGGCAAGCTCAAACATAACCTTTGCAAGCATTGGATAATAGTCATTGGTCACTGTGTTGCTTGCAAGGAATGCATGGATTCCGAACTCTTTGGCACCTTTGGATTTTAGGATACGGAATGCGTCAAAGATCTGCTCGGTAGTCATTCCGTATTTTGCATCTCCGGGATTATCCATGATACCGTTACTGATCTTGAATACTCCACCTGGATTGTAACGGCAGCTGATCACTTCCGGGATTTTCCCGAGAGCTTTCTCTACGCTCTCAATATGTGTGATGTCATCAAGGTTGATGATTCCACCGATCTCATCTGCATATCTGAACTCTTTCTCCGGTGTGTCATTGGAAGAAAACATGATATCGCCCTTTTTGCAGCCTACTGCCTTGGCCATCATAAGTTCTGTTTCTGAGGAGCAGTCGCAGCCACAGCCATACTCCTGCAGAATATTGATCAGATATGGATTCGGTGTTGCCTTTACCGCAAAAAATTCCTTGAATCCTTTGTTCCATGCAAAAGCCTCTTTCAGGGCTTTTGCATTCTCACGGATTCCTTTCTCATCATAGAGATGGAAGGGTGTCGGAAACTTTTCAGTAATCTCGTTGAGTTTCTCAAGTGTCACAAATGGTTCTTTTTTCATAATAACTGCATCTCCTGTTTTTTCGACTGCTATTCCCGAAGAAACCTCAGTCTTATTCTGCCTCGATCACGTGCATCATATTTGTCACTGCACCACGACCGTTTGTCATGTTGGTCGCAGGGTCTCCTGCTGTAAATACAACAAGGTCTCCTTTATGTATCAGATGACGGCTACGGACAACATTCATAGCCTGAGACATGATATGGTCCGTGGTATCTCTCTGATATCCTTTCAGAGGTGTTACACCCCAGATCAGCTGAAGTTTATGCTGGATAGTTGAGTTCGGTGTGATCGCATAGA from Blautia sp. SC05B48 encodes:
- a CDS encoding anti-sigma factor family protein; the encoded protein is MNCRIAEGMVNRYIDHTLPLNDLEDFLEHIEKCSSCYDELATYFIVHKAMQQLDEKREDSVLDFKELLEEDIRKSKRYIRKKKFHRAIAAVAVCVLIAALVVFLVFVILELKEGI
- the ftsH gene encoding ATP-dependent zinc metalloprotease FtsH, translated to MNLNSKKPEKRPLYVYYIIAVVIIVLLNVFALPALSERSVKETDYTTFLKAVDRGKVYEATLNSDYIYYTMKVDGNDVYCKTVSVDDQDLVSHLYDAGVSIEGTAPQRQSLLLSLILGYVLPIAIFVLLGRWLSKKMMSSMGSGGPGGMMSFGKSNAKVYVKSSTGIKFSDVAGEDEAKELLTEIVDFLHNPEKYREIGASMPKGALLVGPPGTGKTLLAKAVAGEAEVPFFSISGSEFVEMFVGMGAAKVRDLFKQANEKAPCIVFIDEIDTIGKKRDGSGMGGGNDEREQTLNQLLTEMDGFDGSKGVVILAATNRPDSLDPALLRPGRFDRRIPVELPDLQGREEILKVHAKKIKIADTVRFDEIAKAAVGASGAELANIVNEAALRAVRDGRKFATQADFEESIEVVIAGYQKKNRVLSNKEKLIVSYHEVGHALVAAKQTDSAPVHKITIIPRTSGALGYTMQVDEQEHFLMSKEELENKIATFTGGRAAEELIFHSITTGASNDIEQATKIARAMISRYGMSDDFDMVAMENVSNQYLGGDASLTCSFETQTLLDKKVVELVRREHEKATKILTDNIGKLHEIAKYLYEHETITGEEFMKILNEAPVEIEDTQEN
- a CDS encoding diaminopimelate decarboxylase, translating into MKKEPFVTLEKLNEITEKFPTPFHLYDEKGIRENAKALKEAFAWNKGFKEFFAVKATPNPYLINILQEYGCGCDCSSETELMMAKAVGCKKGDIMFSSNDTPEKEFRYADEIGGIINLDDITHIESVEKALGKIPEVISCRYNPGGVFKISNGIMDNPGDAKYGMTTEQIFDAFRILKSKGAKEFGIHAFLASNTVTNDYYPMLAKVMFELAVKLQKETGAHIKFINLSGGIGIPYKPDQEPNDIRVIGEGVRKVYEEVLVPEGMGDVAIYTELGRFMMGPYGCLVTKAIHEKHTHKEYIGVDACAVNLMRPAMYGAYHHITVMGKENEPCDHKYDVTGSLCENNDKFAIDRMLPKIDKGDLLVIHDTGAHGFAMGYNYNGKLKSAEILLHEDGSFEMIRRAETPRDYFATFDCFPVFEKLLQDEDELK
- a CDS encoding DegV family protein, translating into MKSIAIVTDSNCGMSPAQAKDLGIYMLPMPFFIDDKEYLEDIDMNQSEFFQHLEQNPGCRVSTSQPTPESVTTLWDKLLKDYDEIVHIPMSSGLSSSMQTARMLAEDYDGRVRVVNNQRISGTLRYSAIEAVQQAKNGLSADEIGTWLEETRFDSSIYITVATLKYLKQGGRITPAAAAIGTMLRLKPVLQIQGEKLDAFSKARTMTQAKNTMTKAIKDDIADRFGEKINLDVIHSHNLEAAEEFRKEVLTTFPNIGEVNIFPLSLSVSCHIGPGSLALTCSKVHPEIW
- a CDS encoding MATE family efflux transporter, whose translation is MEKDKSFLGTEPVGKLLLRLALPTVAAQLINMLYNIVDRIYIGHIPGEGALALTGVGVCMPLIMVVSAFAALVGNGGAPRASIFMGKNDTSKAEQTLGNCFTMQIIISLILTVILFLGNRILLLAFGASANTIDYAVGYMNIYAVGTIFVQLTLGMNNFITAQGFAKTGMLSVLIGAISNIILDPVFIFGFHMGVRGAALATVISQAFSCIWVLSFLFGKKTFLKLRKSTMKLKADIILPCMALGSSLFVMQLSESVISVCYNSSLLKYGGDVAVGAMTILTSVMQFAMLPLQGLGQGAQPIISYNYGARNEKRVRSTFKLLVKTSVSYSVILWLIIMIFPQLFAGMFTSDSTLLVFTKTALRIYMAVVFIFGIQIACQMTFISLGRAKDSIIVAIVRKFVLVIPLIYILPHIFRSDRTNAVYMAEPVADILAVTFTAILFFFEFRKALAEISGSRNQ